One genomic segment of Oncorhynchus mykiss isolate Arlee chromosome 10, USDA_OmykA_1.1, whole genome shotgun sequence includes these proteins:
- the LOC118966634 gene encoding uncharacterized protein LOC118966634: MDDTTTCGAYFLLHREANKRAIHDFKCFPLIKYTSCRCIFYLLVKIKFNSIVFCCSYGSRLAYILQEKGIEVEVVSATILYKHHWTLLRVDASVACTTNKASMDGKHILWRFPKLLSTLVQPPFRDKGLTVGVEGRYLSDCVARQRGYDIQEQDGAVEIFPPAETNPSEGQFSVSLGLFPHDVSLSNITVGDQSMAEQLGVYLSQVPFPNGTHAYLLKTPFSHHLVSQKYLGQGYRRYSLAVTFTLSISPHADLYHHPATVEAVLQDVVLPRVEGGCSDKGVRLQLHYGNMDTQWEVYVGGRRLDWELVEMGDYALETRQDYFSMVIPLYGLGMANKVWGLNQFSWSEFAGAGGNCENDTGETALQEHTFTQRCIFLVKELLALSSRWLQ; encoded by the exons ATGGATGACACCACCACCTGTGGTGCATATTTCCTTTTGCACAGAGAGGCCAACAAGAGGGCCATTCATGATTTCAAGTGCTTTCCACTGATCAAATACACATCTTGTAGATGTATATTTTATCTGTTGGTCAAAATAAAATTCAATTCAATAGTGTTTTGTTGTTCCTATGGCTCCCGCCTCGCCTACATCCTACAG GAGAAAGGTATCGAGGTGGAGGTGGTCAGTGCCACCATTCTTTACAAACACCACTGGACACTTCTAAGAGTGGACGCCTCGGTTGCTTGCACCACAA ACAAGGCCTCCATGGATGGGAAGCACATTCTGTGGAGGTTCCCCAAGTTGCTGTCCACCCTGGTGCAGCCCCCCTTCAGAGACAAGGGCCTGACGGTGGGAGTGGAGGGACGCTACCTGAGTGACTGTGTGGCCCGTCAGCGAGGATATGACATACAGGAACAGGATGGAGCTGTGGAGATTTTTCCTCCTGCAGAAACCAATCCCTCTGAGGGACAGTTCTCTGTGTCACTGGGCTTGTTCCCCCATGACGTGTCTCTGTCCAACATCACCGTGGGGGACCAGTCCATGGCAGAGCAGCTAGGGGTTTACCTCTCACAGGTCCCCTTCCCCAATGGCACCCATGCCTACCTACTGAAGACCCCCTTCTCACACCATCTGGTCTCCCAGAAG TATCTTGGGCAGGGGTACAGGAGGTACAGTCTGGCAGTGACCTTCACTCTTTCCATCTCCCCCCACGCTGACCTGTACCATCACCCTGCCACCGTGGAGGCTGTCCTACAGGATGTTG tCCTGCCCAGAGTGGAGGGGGGGTGCTCTGATAAAGGGGTGCGTCTGCAGCTGCACTACGGAAACATGGACACCCAGTGGGAGGTGTACGTGGGGGGTCGCAGGCTGGACTGGGAGCTGGTGGAGATGGGCGACTACGCCCTGGAGACCAGACAGGACTACTTCAGTATGGTGATCCCTCTTTACGGCCTTGGCATGGCCAACAAAGTGTGGGGACTAAACCAGTTTAGCT GGTCTGAGTTTGCAGGGGCTGGTGGTAACTGTGAGAATGACACTGGAGAGACGGCCCTACAGGAGCACACCTTCACCCAGCGCTGTATCTTCCTTGTGAAGGAACTACTGG ctcTGTCCAGCCGATGGCTGCAGTGA